A genomic segment from Paenibacillus sp. FSL K6-1096 encodes:
- a CDS encoding glycoside hydrolase family 43 protein, whose protein sequence is MTRIQNPIIPGMAPDPSIIRVHDTYYIATSSFHWTPGVQIYKSMDLANWELISSVLRNGEVDLRGTNTPAGIWAPHLSYDPSTGRYWLAYSHMLNMAGREFNSDSYAMWAEDIQGPWSEPVYLTSIGFDPAIFHDEDGKQYVSILEWETREGYQAPGHIVIAEFDLAMGKIIGEWHRVTQGFTTRGCAEAPQIYKRNGYYYLMIAAGGTGYAHGVEIGRSRNVFGPYEPHPSGEPIITSSPRHLFSLGDPDAGHFEMFNPNSPMQKAGHGSLVHAHTGEWYIAHLMSRPLPGTLMNPLGRETSIQKMHWTEDGWLEMKDGTNVAKMEVEGMAGVTLAAPLSHDVQDDFNDETYSIHFMTPYRNQSRDWTNTVERPGHLRIYGGNSFFSQIHPAIMATRATSFHYELQTKVEFHPDHYSETAGMGLYYDSNNWVYVHLTHSEPERGTVLKVLQAKLGQRIEFADTIIPVPQGIAELKLIYTSGIANILYRLDEEMEWNAIVSDLDVAYLSDEGVNGEPGEIGGFTGLFNFIGSVDAHQHDSFADFEYYSVKNR, encoded by the coding sequence ATGACCCGCATTCAGAACCCCATAATTCCCGGCATGGCGCCCGATCCGTCGATCATTCGCGTTCATGATACCTATTATATCGCTACCTCCAGTTTTCACTGGACCCCGGGGGTACAGATTTACAAATCCATGGATTTGGCTAACTGGGAGCTGATCAGCTCTGTACTCCGTAATGGGGAAGTCGATTTGCGCGGAACGAATACACCGGCCGGAATCTGGGCGCCGCATCTATCGTATGACCCTTCCACAGGCAGATACTGGCTGGCGTATTCGCATATGCTGAACATGGCCGGACGTGAATTCAACTCGGATTCTTATGCTATGTGGGCAGAGGATATTCAGGGACCTTGGTCTGAGCCGGTGTATCTCACTTCCATTGGCTTTGACCCGGCGATCTTTCATGATGAGGACGGGAAGCAGTATGTTTCTATTCTAGAGTGGGAGACCCGCGAGGGGTATCAGGCACCGGGGCATATCGTCATTGCCGAATTTGATTTAGCCATGGGGAAGATTATCGGAGAATGGCATCGGGTGACGCAGGGATTCACAACCCGGGGATGTGCCGAGGCACCGCAAATCTATAAACGGAACGGATACTACTATCTGATGATAGCGGCAGGCGGGACAGGCTATGCACATGGGGTGGAGATTGGGCGTTCCCGCAACGTCTTCGGACCTTATGAGCCGCATCCTTCCGGGGAGCCGATTATTACCTCTTCGCCGCGGCATCTGTTCTCCTTGGGTGATCCGGATGCAGGGCATTTCGAGATGTTCAATCCGAACTCCCCCATGCAAAAGGCAGGTCACGGCTCCTTAGTACATGCCCACACCGGCGAATGGTATATTGCTCATCTGATGTCCCGTCCGCTTCCCGGCACTCTTATGAATCCGCTGGGACGCGAAACTTCCATTCAAAAGATGCACTGGACGGAAGACGGCTGGCTGGAAATGAAGGACGGGACGAATGTGGCGAAGATGGAGGTTGAAGGGATGGCTGGAGTTACACTTGCCGCCCCGTTGTCCCATGATGTACAGGACGATTTCAACGATGAGACCTACAGCATCCACTTCATGACACCTTACCGTAATCAGTCCAGGGACTGGACCAATACGGTGGAGCGCCCGGGGCATCTGCGAATTTATGGAGGGAACTCTTTTTTCTCACAGATCCATCCGGCTATTATGGCTACGCGCGCTACCTCCTTCCATTATGAGCTGCAGACCAAGGTTGAATTCCACCCGGACCACTACTCGGAGACTGCGGGGATGGGGCTGTACTATGACTCGAATAACTGGGTGTATGTTCACTTGACGCATTCCGAGCCGGAGCGGGGTACTGTGTTGAAGGTATTGCAGGCCAAGCTGGGACAACGTATTGAATTTGCGGATACAATAATTCCGGTGCCTCAGGGGATCGCGGAGCTGAAGCTTATCTATACATCAGGGATTGCGAACATTCTCTACCGTCTGGATGAGGAGATGGAGTGGAACGCCATTGTGAGTGATTTGGATGTGGCCTATCTGTCGGATGAGGGGGTTAACGGGGAACCGGGGGAGATCGGCGGATTCACAGGCTTGTTTAATTTCATTGGCTCGGTGGATGCGCATCAGCATGATTCCTTTGCAGATTTCGAGTACTATTCAGTGAAGAACCGCTAA
- a CDS encoding AraC family transcriptional regulator — MEYNNASDTGITQLLPRIDWNIRFFGAHKQTVSAGWSIPKELHHAFEILIVLDGVQETVLENGSFLLRKGDILLIPPGFEHTNTCISAGPMTYFCAHFDIDEPSLRMQMMKHGDWVYEPSHPYHSRLTACLECWIALLEEPGLSFTKVKLRAQVVLFELLEVLLDMQPADKQLSSLTSITAAKYAKEIADAIKRAFKKHTIAENAGQPEYTIHIQPIIASLGISPNYGLEVFQKIYHMSPRTYLSNLKLQEAKMLMQQPNISLHEISSRLGYKNLSHFSRQFKRWTGLSPSEYRKS, encoded by the coding sequence ATGGAATACAACAACGCGTCTGACACCGGCATTACTCAACTGCTTCCGCGCATTGATTGGAATATCCGCTTTTTTGGCGCCCATAAGCAGACGGTTTCAGCCGGCTGGTCGATCCCGAAGGAGCTCCATCATGCTTTTGAAATCCTGATCGTACTGGACGGCGTACAGGAGACGGTTCTGGAGAACGGAAGCTTCCTGCTTAGGAAAGGCGACATTTTGCTGATTCCTCCGGGCTTTGAGCATACCAACACCTGCATTTCCGCCGGACCGATGACGTATTTCTGCGCGCATTTTGACATTGACGAACCTTCCTTACGGATGCAAATGATGAAGCACGGCGACTGGGTCTATGAGCCATCCCATCCGTATCACAGCAGGCTGACAGCCTGTCTGGAGTGCTGGATCGCGCTTCTGGAGGAACCGGGGCTGTCCTTCACCAAGGTCAAATTAAGAGCCCAGGTTGTTCTGTTTGAGCTGCTGGAAGTGCTGCTCGATATGCAGCCTGCAGATAAGCAGCTTTCCAGCCTTACCTCCATCACAGCAGCGAAATATGCCAAGGAGATTGCGGACGCGATCAAGAGAGCTTTCAAAAAACATACTATAGCGGAGAATGCCGGGCAGCCGGAGTACACCATCCACATTCAGCCGATCATCGCCTCGCTGGGGATCAGTCCCAACTACGGGCTAGAGGTTTTTCAAAAGATATATCACATGTCGCCCCGGACCTATCTGTCCAACCTGAAGCTGCAGGAGGCCAAAATGCTGATGCAGCAGCCTAACATTTCACTCCATGAAATATCAAGCCGCTTAGGATACAAGAATCTCTCCCACTTCAGCAGACAATTCAAACGGTGGACGGGCCTGAGTCCTTCAGAGTACCGCAAATCGTAA
- a CDS encoding hemolysin family protein, with protein sequence MDLITLTNLIILAILIALTAFFVASEFAAVKIRMSRIEQLIDEGNKRAVIAKKVVADLDYYLSACQLGITVTALGLGAIGKPAVERILYPVFDFFNLSDATASVASYAIAFMFVTFLHVVVGEMAPKTLAIQFSEKMTLLLSPPLYWFGKIMHPFIVALNGTSRVALRLFGVKPAGHEEHYSEEELRIIMAQSFKGGALNETKLEYLDNVFAFDERIAKDIMIPRTEMVALDYTMSYEEIISVIDSNNYTRYPVTQDGNKDIIHGVVNIKKMLPHIIAGRKRHLKDFVRSLPVVALTTPIKEAMLKMQQEQMHMAMVVDEYGGTAGVLTLEDILEELVGEIRDEFDADELADIQLIGEQTYRINGRVLLEEIEEQFGLVFEDRDGIDTIGGWIQYKAGNPVSPGYELQDGGQHWVITEMDNLQIKQIVLSRTSEQPS encoded by the coding sequence TTGGACCTAATAACGCTCACTAACTTAATTATTCTTGCCATATTAATTGCTTTAACCGCTTTTTTTGTAGCTTCTGAATTTGCAGCCGTCAAAATCCGCATGTCGCGCATTGAACAATTGATTGATGAAGGAAACAAGAGGGCCGTTATTGCCAAAAAGGTTGTGGCCGATCTGGATTATTATCTTTCCGCCTGCCAGCTTGGTATTACCGTTACAGCCCTTGGTCTGGGAGCGATTGGTAAACCAGCCGTGGAACGCATCCTGTACCCGGTCTTTGATTTCTTCAACTTGTCCGACGCAACCGCTTCCGTAGCATCCTATGCCATTGCTTTTATGTTTGTTACCTTCTTACACGTCGTTGTCGGTGAAATGGCGCCCAAGACACTTGCAATCCAGTTTTCCGAAAAGATGACGCTGCTGCTCTCTCCCCCGCTGTACTGGTTCGGCAAAATTATGCACCCTTTTATCGTTGCCCTAAATGGCACTTCGCGAGTGGCCTTACGCCTGTTTGGGGTCAAGCCCGCCGGACATGAAGAGCATTATTCAGAAGAAGAGCTGCGGATCATTATGGCTCAAAGCTTCAAGGGCGGAGCACTAAACGAAACGAAGCTGGAATATTTAGATAATGTATTTGCTTTTGATGAACGCATTGCCAAAGATATTATGATTCCAAGAACTGAAATGGTAGCTTTGGATTACACGATGTCGTATGAAGAGATTATCAGTGTCATTGATTCCAATAATTATACCCGTTACCCGGTCACCCAGGATGGAAACAAGGATATCATTCATGGTGTGGTGAACATCAAAAAAATGCTTCCCCACATTATCGCCGGCCGGAAGCGTCATCTGAAGGATTTTGTGCGCAGCCTCCCCGTTGTAGCGTTGACGACCCCTATTAAGGAAGCGATGCTCAAAATGCAGCAGGAACAGATGCATATGGCCATGGTTGTCGATGAATATGGGGGTACCGCAGGGGTCCTGACCTTGGAGGATATTCTTGAGGAGCTTGTCGGAGAAATCCGCGATGAGTTTGATGCAGATGAACTTGCGGATATTCAGCTGATCGGCGAGCAGACCTATAGAATCAATGGACGTGTTTTGCTTGAGGAGATTGAAGAGCAGTTTGGGTTGGTGTTTGAGGACAGGGATGGCATAGATACCATCGGAGGCTGGATTCAATACAAAGCCGGCAATCCCGTGAGCCCGGGGTACGAGCTTCAGGATGGCGGTCAACACTGGGTCATTACTGAAATGGACAACCTGCAGATCAAGCAGATCGTGCTTTCGAGAACATCAGAGCAACCGTCATAA
- a CDS encoding hemolysin family protein has translation MDGVITLNLILVAVFIGLTAFFVGAEFAILKVRMSRIDQLITEGNKKAVIAKKVAHDLDYYLSACQLGITITALVLGALGEPTVERILHPIFDQMGVPAALSTVLSYLIALSIITFLHVVIGELAPKTLAIQFAEKMTLLLAPPLYWFGKITYPFIVALNGSARLLLRTFGVKPAGHETVHSEEELKWIVDQSFESGEINKTELVYLNNIFAFDERNLSEIIVPIEKVITVQMGMPVDKLIEVVGEYDYTRYPVVSLNESKPFIGYINTKEMLTSIAAGRSADWQKFVHELPTFAETENLRDVLLRMQHTRVHMAKVTDSSGKTTGIVTMEDLLEEIVGEIRDESLNINVPSPQSELN, from the coding sequence TTGGACGGAGTCATTACTTTAAACTTAATTCTGGTAGCTGTCTTTATTGGTCTTACCGCTTTCTTTGTAGGCGCTGAGTTCGCTATTCTCAAGGTACGTATGTCCCGCATTGATCAGTTGATCACGGAAGGCAACAAAAAAGCGGTCATTGCCAAAAAGGTCGCCCACGATTTAGATTACTATCTATCCGCTTGTCAATTAGGGATTACGATAACGGCTTTGGTGCTCGGTGCGCTCGGTGAGCCTACCGTTGAGCGGATTCTGCATCCGATTTTTGACCAGATGGGTGTTCCTGCTGCCTTGTCTACGGTCTTGTCTTATCTGATCGCCTTATCCATCATCACCTTCTTACATGTAGTGATTGGGGAGCTTGCCCCCAAGACACTGGCGATTCAATTTGCTGAAAAGATGACCTTGCTGCTGGCTCCCCCGCTCTATTGGTTTGGCAAGATCACCTATCCGTTCATCGTGGCGCTGAATGGGTCAGCCCGACTGTTGCTCCGCACTTTTGGAGTCAAGCCTGCGGGCCATGAAACGGTCCACTCCGAAGAAGAGCTGAAATGGATTGTGGACCAAAGCTTTGAAAGCGGAGAAATCAACAAGACGGAATTGGTCTATCTGAACAACATCTTCGCTTTTGATGAACGCAATCTTAGTGAGATTATCGTGCCAATTGAAAAAGTGATAACTGTACAAATGGGAATGCCCGTCGATAAGTTAATTGAAGTCGTGGGCGAATACGATTATACCCGTTATCCCGTTGTAAGTTTAAATGAAAGCAAACCGTTTATTGGTTACATTAACACCAAAGAAATGTTGACCAGCATTGCCGCAGGGCGAAGCGCGGACTGGCAAAAATTCGTGCATGAGCTTCCAACCTTTGCGGAGACGGAGAACCTGCGTGATGTATTGCTGCGGATGCAGCACACCAGAGTTCATATGGCCAAAGTGACGGACAGCTCCGGCAAGACTACCGGCATTGTAACGATGGAGGATCTCCTGGAAGAGATTGTTGGTGAGATCCGTGATGAGTCATTAAATATCAATGTTCCTTCCCCTCAGAGCGAATTGAATTAA
- a CDS encoding class III extradiol ring-cleavage dioxygenase has translation MMPSYFFAHGAPSIVLEDNAYTKLLKEFKDHLPKPKAIVLFSAHWEESVQSVGAAATYDTIYDFGGFQDELYQMTYPAKSDQALADQIQKLFTAHGIENIRNETRGLDHGAWAVLKLLYPEADIPVVALSVNRHLSNEQQYEIGKALAELREQDVLIIASGGTVHNLRRLNWNSEEIDGWAGQFDQWIEEKLEAWDTEALFQYEKLAPYAEKAVPTSEHFIPLLIAMGAGDNGRHAQLLHRSYQYGNLSLSCWKFN, from the coding sequence ATGATGCCTTCCTATTTTTTTGCACACGGAGCTCCATCTATTGTTCTTGAAGATAACGCCTACACCAAGCTGTTAAAAGAGTTCAAAGACCATCTGCCGAAGCCGAAAGCCATCGTTCTCTTCTCGGCGCATTGGGAGGAATCCGTGCAATCTGTGGGCGCGGCGGCAACATATGATACCATTTATGACTTCGGCGGATTCCAGGACGAGCTGTACCAGATGACGTATCCGGCGAAAAGTGACCAGGCTCTTGCGGATCAAATCCAGAAGTTGTTCACTGCGCATGGGATTGAGAATATACGGAATGAGACCAGAGGCTTGGATCACGGGGCATGGGCCGTACTGAAGCTGCTCTATCCGGAGGCGGACATTCCAGTCGTAGCGTTATCTGTAAACCGTCATTTGTCTAATGAACAGCAATATGAGATCGGAAAGGCACTGGCGGAGCTGCGTGAGCAGGATGTGCTCATTATCGCCAGCGGCGGAACCGTTCATAATCTGCGGAGGTTGAACTGGAATTCGGAGGAGATCGACGGGTGGGCCGGGCAGTTCGATCAATGGATTGAGGAGAAGCTGGAAGCATGGGATACAGAAGCGCTGTTCCAATATGAGAAGCTTGCTCCCTATGCGGAGAAGGCCGTCCCAACGAGTGAGCATTTTATTCCGCTGTTAATCGCTATGGGAGCGGGAGACAACGGGCGCCATGCGCAGCTGCTTCACCGGAGTTATCAATACGGTAATTTAAGCTTGAGCTGCTGGAAGTTTAATTAA
- a CDS encoding dienelactone hydrolase family protein, translated as MTSAYSYDVHLPEKLEQGKKYPVIFTLHGKGSNEHNMFGLVAPLAEEFIIIGVRGNLPLGTGYQYYDLKSLGNPIREMFDQAVSDLEAFIHYATQQYPVDPDRRYLLGFSQGAILSMTLALTMGEQLKGIVSLNGYIPEFVKTEYSLRSLKNVSVFASHGEYDSVFPVRIGHETAAYLEGQTERLTFRLYPSGHGVTEENQRDFLKWLKRDAGLTTSKE; from the coding sequence ATGACTTCCGCTTATTCATATGACGTTCACTTACCGGAGAAGCTGGAGCAAGGCAAGAAGTATCCGGTGATTTTCACACTCCACGGCAAAGGCTCTAATGAGCACAATATGTTCGGTCTGGTGGCGCCGTTGGCTGAGGAGTTCATTATTATCGGGGTCCGCGGGAATCTGCCGCTGGGTACGGGGTATCAATATTATGATTTGAAAAGCCTGGGCAACCCCATCCGCGAGATGTTTGACCAAGCTGTCAGCGATCTTGAGGCCTTCATTCACTATGCAACGCAGCAGTATCCGGTCGATCCGGACAGACGTTATTTGCTCGGCTTCAGCCAAGGGGCCATTCTGTCCATGACGCTCGCACTTACGATGGGGGAGCAATTGAAGGGGATTGTCTCGCTGAATGGATATATTCCTGAATTTGTGAAAACGGAATATAGCCTCCGCAGCCTTAAAAATGTGTCTGTCTTCGCTTCGCATGGTGAATACGATTCGGTGTTCCCGGTGCGCATTGGACATGAGACTGCCGCCTATCTGGAGGGGCAAACCGAACGGCTGACCTTCAGACTCTATCCGTCCGGCCACGGCGTCACTGAAGAGAACCAGCGTGATTTCTTGAAATGGCTCAAGCGGGATGCCGGATTAACCACTAGTAAGGAGTGA
- a CDS encoding DoxX family protein has product MNRVAVVSIIMRVVLGIIFIFHGVDKFQMGIGNVESWFILLGIPGFVAYFVAAVELVGGVMLIVGLFTRYVSALIVIVLTGAILTAKLSVGLLGNGQMAGYELDLGFILILLYLIVAEQTPLSVDHYIQSKRSKS; this is encoded by the coding sequence ATGAATAGAGTAGCTGTAGTATCGATTATTATGCGTGTGGTGCTGGGGATCATCTTTATATTTCATGGTGTGGATAAGTTTCAGATGGGGATTGGCAACGTAGAATCATGGTTCATTTTATTGGGCATTCCGGGATTTGTAGCTTATTTTGTTGCGGCGGTTGAACTTGTTGGAGGAGTGATGCTTATTGTGGGGTTGTTCACCCGCTATGTATCAGCGTTGATTGTAATTGTGCTTACCGGTGCGATTCTGACTGCTAAATTATCCGTAGGGCTACTCGGCAATGGCCAGATGGCAGGCTATGAGCTGGACCTTGGATTTATTCTGATTTTGCTTTATCTCATTGTAGCTGAGCAGACACCGTTGTCCGTTGACCATTATATTCAGAGCAAGCGCAGCAAATCATGA
- a CDS encoding helix-turn-helix domain-containing protein encodes MDIGATIRAIRKRKNITIAQICDATGLSQGFMSQVETNKTSPSISTLENIAQALKVPLAYLLLKKEERMQIVRKDERRITTSGAAKLKVEHLSSTQNVRMSIVEFPPGAMIGDAPHAHEGQEVHVVLKGTIYAQQGEDGAEFTEGDSFSWNACTPHSVRNTGEDTAIVLISIYTESENGQDVL; translated from the coding sequence ATGGATATCGGCGCTACAATTCGGGCAATCCGCAAGCGGAAAAATATCACCATCGCGCAAATCTGCGACGCTACCGGCCTCTCCCAAGGCTTCATGAGCCAGGTCGAAACCAATAAGACATCACCCTCCATCTCTACACTTGAGAATATCGCCCAGGCTCTGAAGGTACCTCTTGCTTATTTGCTGCTAAAAAAAGAAGAACGCATGCAGATTGTCCGCAAGGATGAACGGAGAATCACCACCAGCGGCGCAGCTAAGCTCAAAGTCGAGCATCTCAGCTCCACCCAGAACGTCCGGATGTCGATTGTCGAGTTCCCCCCCGGCGCCATGATTGGGGATGCTCCCCATGCACATGAAGGACAGGAGGTCCATGTCGTCCTTAAAGGGACCATCTATGCCCAGCAAGGGGAAGACGGAGCTGAATTTACTGAAGGTGATTCCTTTAGCTGGAACGCCTGCACCCCCCATTCCGTCCGAAATACGGGTGAGGACACCGCGATAGTGCTAATCTCCATCTACACCGAAAGCGAGAACGGACAGGATGTCCTCTGA
- a CDS encoding peptidase E: MDAEGYCDSFQFVYGDRLGCEVQHLLLTKNTYAPEEIEDTILSADLIYVGGGNTRMMLDLWREHGVEPLLKRAYASGVVLSGMSAGSICWYEYGHSDTETFDTTGDRIYIKLKAMGILPGIHCPHYNEDNREADFLKMVQGMDTTGIAIENHCAIIYKDDGYKVISFREQAKAYKIQKINQQMIVTEIEEHAEFNKIANM; this comes from the coding sequence ATGGATGCAGAAGGGTATTGTGATTCTTTCCAATTCGTATACGGTGACCGGCTAGGGTGTGAGGTCCAGCATTTGCTGCTGACGAAAAATACATATGCGCCAGAAGAAATAGAGGACACGATCTTATCCGCCGATTTAATCTATGTGGGTGGCGGCAATACGCGGATGATGCTGGACCTCTGGCGGGAGCATGGTGTGGAACCTTTGCTGAAGCGGGCTTACGCCTCGGGGGTTGTGCTGTCAGGAATGAGTGCAGGTTCGATCTGCTGGTACGAATACGGTCATAGTGACACAGAGACGTTTGATACTACAGGGGATCGGATTTATATCAAATTGAAGGCGATGGGGATTTTACCAGGGATTCACTGTCCTCATTATAATGAAGACAACCGTGAGGCAGATTTCTTGAAAATGGTTCAAGGAATGGATACAACCGGCATAGCTATTGAGAATCACTGCGCTATTATTTATAAGGATGATGGGTATAAAGTGATCTCCTTCAGAGAACAGGCCAAGGCTTATAAGATACAAAAGATCAATCAGCAGATGATCGTGACGGAGATCGAGGAGCATGCTGAATTTAATAAGATAGCGAATATGTGA
- a CDS encoding Type 1 glutamine amidotransferase-like domain-containing protein → MGIIVAIGGGEISELETLSIDQTIVDLTNKRKPKALFIPTASQYGCRRVL, encoded by the coding sequence ATGGGGATTATTGTGGCGATTGGCGGCGGAGAGATTAGCGAATTGGAGACTTTGTCAATTGATCAAACGATTGTAGACTTAACGAATAAAAGGAAACCTAAAGCATTGTTCATTCCTACAGCCAGCCAGTATGGATGCAGAAGGGTATTGTGA
- a CDS encoding RNA methyltransferase — MEIMSPQNTRVKEWAGLQEKKHRDRSGKYIVEGIHLVQEALLAEADVECLAYDLDKGMPSELKPLLQAIQGMEVIGVSAAVIAKCSSTNTPQPVFAVLRKEQQGLETLLAKPDSLVVVLDGVQDPGNVGTIIRSADAAGADGVILGQGCADLFNPKTIRSTMGSMFHLPVVEGELGMILPQAREHGALLVSTSLQGEDSCYTHDFHGSQWLLIGSEGKGISPETAQLVDKSIIIPMAGRAESLNAAMAATILLFEGMRQRGSYRR; from the coding sequence ATGGAAATTATGTCGCCGCAGAACACGCGGGTGAAGGAATGGGCCGGACTGCAGGAGAAGAAACACCGTGACCGGTCCGGTAAATATATCGTCGAGGGCATTCATCTGGTGCAGGAGGCGCTGCTCGCAGAAGCGGATGTCGAATGTCTGGCGTACGATCTGGACAAAGGAATGCCGTCTGAGCTGAAGCCGCTGCTTCAGGCCATCCAGGGCATGGAGGTCATCGGCGTGTCGGCGGCGGTGATTGCCAAGTGCAGCAGCACGAACACCCCGCAGCCGGTGTTTGCAGTTCTGCGCAAGGAGCAGCAGGGTCTGGAGACGCTGCTGGCGAAGCCGGACAGCCTGGTGGTCGTGCTGGACGGGGTCCAGGACCCCGGCAATGTCGGGACCATCATCCGCAGCGCGGATGCGGCAGGTGCAGACGGAGTCATTCTCGGCCAAGGCTGCGCCGACCTGTTCAATCCGAAGACCATCCGTTCCACGATGGGCTCGATGTTCCATCTCCCGGTGGTGGAGGGAGAGCTGGGCATGATCCTGCCGCAGGCCCGGGAGCACGGCGCACTGCTGGTCAGCACCTCATTGCAGGGGGAGGATTCCTGCTACACCCATGATTTTCACGGCTCCCAGTGGCTGCTGATCGGAAGTGAAGGCAAGGGAATCTCGCCGGAGACGGCCCAACTGGTCGACAAAAGCATCATCATCCCCATGGCCGGCCGCGCCGAATCGCTGAATGCGGCGATGGCTGCGACGATCTTGCTGTTCGAGGGGATGCGGCAGCGGGGGAGTTACCGCAGGTAA
- a CDS encoding TrkA family potassium uptake protein yields the protein MAKKQYAIIGMGRFGSSVAKALSGMGYEVLAIDADEQRTQEISNIVTHAVSADSTDEEALRALGIRNFDVVVVAIGEDIQASILTTLILKDLGVPAIVAKAKSELHGKVLGKIGADKVIYPERDMGMRLAHHLASPNILDYIELSPEYSILDMKVSGQMLGRNLQELDIRAKFGCNVMAIRRGDEMNISPRAEDRLTEGDVLVIVGRKDNLTKLEMAYQ from the coding sequence ATGGCCAAAAAACAATATGCCATCATCGGCATGGGACGCTTCGGTTCAAGTGTAGCCAAAGCGCTTAGCGGCATGGGCTATGAGGTGCTGGCAATCGATGCGGATGAACAGCGCACCCAGGAAATCTCTAATATTGTGACGCATGCCGTATCTGCGGACTCCACGGATGAAGAGGCGCTGCGCGCATTGGGCATCCGTAACTTCGATGTGGTGGTGGTTGCCATCGGTGAGGATATTCAGGCCAGCATTCTGACCACACTGATCCTGAAGGATCTGGGCGTGCCTGCCATTGTCGCCAAAGCCAAAAGTGAGCTGCACGGCAAGGTGCTGGGTAAAATCGGCGCAGATAAGGTAATCTACCCGGAACGGGACATGGGGATGCGGCTCGCGCATCATCTCGCCTCACCGAACATCCTGGACTATATTGAGCTGTCGCCGGAATACAGCATTCTGGATATGAAGGTCTCCGGGCAGATGCTCGGCAGGAATCTGCAGGAGCTTGATATACGGGCCAAGTTCGGCTGTAACGTCATGGCGATCCGCCGGGGAGACGAGATGAACATATCACCCAGAGCGGAGGACCGCCTGACTGAAGGGGATGTGCTGGTTATTGTCGGGCGGAAGGACAACCTGACCAAGCTGGAGATGGCGTATCAATAG
- the sspI gene encoding small acid-soluble spore protein SspI — MPVTIDLRQAIIHKVHGQTEEGLREVIENSIDGPEAALPGLGVIFEMVWKDLDPAKRDRVLSMLHRHLEKLTPGSITS; from the coding sequence ATGCCAGTCACCATCGATTTGCGCCAGGCGATTATCCACAAAGTGCACGGCCAGACGGAAGAAGGCCTGCGGGAAGTCATCGAGAACTCCATAGACGGGCCGGAAGCGGCGCTGCCGGGACTTGGCGTCATCTTTGAAATGGTCTGGAAGGATCTTGATCCTGCCAAGCGGGACCGGGTCCTGTCCATGCTGCACAGACATCTGGAGAAGCTCACCCCAGGGTCGATTACTTCCTAA